Proteins found in one Pseudomonadota bacterium genomic segment:
- a CDS encoding ABC transporter ATP-binding protein has product MKKKNLAVFRRFLAYSLPYKGRVFIAVVASLLVAGSNVAVAKLIQPLVDKIIAAGDVSLIKLVPLVVVVLAIIKGLARYGQEYFLKTAGQLVVQDLRNEIYTHSLSLSMGYFSRHSSGQLLSKIINDVGILQRSAADVLVGGIRESFSLIGLTVLAFYNDWQLASVAFLILPVAIVPASVIGRKIKNNTRKGLQAMGSLSAILQETYIGIKVMKSFGREEDESFQFAQENQRYYHFIRKVLKYNSATAPIVELLGSLGMAGVAWYGLHRVFSGAMTQGELFSFVAAVAMMYGPVKKLSKVNNLVHTSIGAAERVFEVIDEKPEITFSSDPVSLGRAQGAVAFHQVTFAYDSLPVLKKVSLTVSPGEVVALVGPSGSGKTTMVGLLNRFYDPQEGVITIDGVDIRRLSLADLTGNIALVDQETFLFHDTIMNNIRYGRQDASDDEVVLAARQACADEFIDLLPEKYQTSIGDRGLRLSGGQRQRICIARAIMRDAPILILDEATSALDTESEAMVQKALANLMANRTTFVIAHRLSTVRHADTIVVIEGGEIRDLGSHDDLLAEEGLYKKLYEMQFEDG; this is encoded by the coding sequence GTGAAAAAAAAGAACCTGGCAGTTTTCCGACGCTTCCTGGCTTATTCGCTTCCCTATAAGGGGAGAGTGTTTATCGCCGTGGTGGCCTCTTTGCTGGTTGCTGGATCGAATGTTGCCGTCGCCAAGCTGATTCAGCCTCTGGTGGATAAAATTATTGCCGCCGGGGATGTCTCGCTGATTAAGCTGGTTCCTCTGGTTGTTGTTGTCCTGGCGATCATCAAAGGACTGGCTCGTTACGGACAGGAATATTTTCTGAAGACCGCTGGTCAGCTGGTGGTGCAGGACCTTCGTAATGAGATTTATACCCATTCACTTTCATTGTCCATGGGCTATTTTTCCCGTCATTCATCCGGGCAGCTTTTATCGAAAATTATCAATGATGTCGGCATATTGCAGCGTTCAGCGGCAGATGTTCTGGTGGGGGGGATACGGGAAAGTTTTTCTTTGATCGGACTGACTGTGCTGGCTTTCTATAATGATTGGCAGCTGGCTTCGGTTGCCTTTCTGATTTTGCCGGTGGCCATTGTTCCCGCATCGGTTATCGGCCGCAAAATTAAAAATAACACCCGTAAAGGGCTGCAGGCCATGGGTAGCCTCAGTGCTATTTTGCAGGAGACTTATATCGGCATAAAAGTAATGAAATCCTTTGGCCGGGAGGAGGATGAGTCTTTTCAGTTTGCTCAGGAAAACCAGCGTTATTATCATTTTATCAGAAAGGTGCTCAAATATAATTCAGCCACGGCTCCTATTGTTGAATTGTTAGGTTCGCTGGGGATGGCGGGGGTGGCCTGGTATGGTTTGCACCGGGTTTTTTCCGGGGCCATGACCCAGGGGGAGCTGTTCTCCTTCGTCGCGGCGGTGGCGATGATGTATGGCCCGGTGAAAAAATTAAGCAAAGTAAATAACCTGGTGCATACCTCAATCGGGGCCGCGGAGCGGGTTTTTGAAGTTATTGATGAAAAACCTGAGATCACCTTTTCTTCCGATCCGGTTTCTTTAGGTCGTGCGCAGGGTGCCGTTGCTTTTCACCAGGTAACCTTCGCCTATGACAGCCTGCCGGTATTGAAAAAGGTTTCCCTCACGGTTTCACCCGGTGAGGTGGTTGCCCTGGTTGGTCCCAGCGGTTCGGGAAAAACCACCATGGTTGGTTTGCTGAATCGTTTTTATGATCCCCAGGAAGGAGTTATTACCATTGACGGGGTGGATATTCGTCGTCTTTCCCTGGCGGATCTGACTGGAAATATCGCTTTGGTGGACCAGGAAACCTTTCTTTTCCATGATACGATCATGAATAATATCCGCTATGGTCGACAGGATGCCAGCGATGATGAGGTGGTCCTGGCGGCCCGGCAAGCCTGTGCCGATGAATTTATTGACCTCCTGCCCGAAAAATATCAAACCAGCATTGGTGATCGCGGGCTGCGCCTTTCCGGGGGGCAGCGACAAAGGATTTGTATTGCCCGGGCGATCATGCGGGATGCACCCATTCTGATTTTAGACGAGGCAACAAGTGCTCTCGATACCGAGAGTGAAGCGATGGTCCAGAAAGCCCTGGCTAATTTGATGGCCAACCGGACGACCTTTGTTATTGCTCATCGGTTGTCAACCGTGCGCCATGCGGATACCATTGTGGTCATTGAAGGCGGTGAAATCCGCGATCTGGGAAGCCATGATGATCTTCTTGCTGAAGAGGGGCTCTATAAAAAACTGTATGAAATGCAGTTTGAAGATGGGTAA
- a CDS encoding radical SAM protein: MKILFVYPNAHSQVGFNYGVAHLSAVLKQAGHTVELWHLCEDLEPLPSQEQFSQRLKQLAPDVIGFSVVTNQWAYARKLAEWARQATDALLVCGGIHAMAAPEEILATAVFDYIMRGESEEAFLDFVETLSRGEDVSSLRNLGYRKGEAIQINPVRPLPELTSLPFKDYDIFDFQKIIDVKHGWVGLMASRGCPFSCTYCFNHQMVSIYRKDLHCSFKKLNYIRFFEVEQVIDEIQYLLGRYQNITMFIFDDDLFTFSREYIKEFCAAYKKVCSLPFVVNAHVGFFDEERARYLVDAGCKIVKFGVESGNEKIRATILQRHMKNEKITSAIQTANNLGLHTSVFLMIGLPDEGYEEVMDTIKLVARAKPGRYRWSFFFPFPGTKAYELSVRGNYINYDKMSHMENFTARSCLDFGAEHNLFLEKVGRVMPWFVNAYSDLPVAASYVEKVEEILTLDAQGWQERKETLLQEDEAMSAGFVNQGLSHYAIKYNPFMGVISDYFINEA, from the coding sequence ATGAAAATACTTTTTGTCTATCCCAACGCTCATTCACAGGTTGGGTTCAACTATGGCGTTGCCCATCTGTCCGCGGTGCTTAAACAGGCCGGCCATACGGTTGAACTTTGGCATTTATGTGAAGATTTAGAGCCCCTGCCGTCTCAAGAGCAATTTAGTCAGCGGCTTAAACAGCTGGCTCCGGATGTCATTGGTTTTTCGGTGGTTACCAATCAATGGGCTTATGCCAGGAAACTGGCTGAGTGGGCCCGCCAGGCGACCGATGCGCTTTTGGTGTGCGGTGGTATTCATGCCATGGCCGCCCCGGAAGAGATCCTGGCAACCGCCGTTTTTGATTACATCATGCGTGGTGAATCTGAAGAGGCGTTTTTAGATTTTGTCGAGACCCTGTCCCGGGGAGAAGATGTTTCCAGCCTCAGGAATCTCGGGTACAGGAAAGGTGAGGCAATTCAGATAAACCCTGTTCGTCCGTTGCCGGAGCTTACCAGCCTGCCTTTTAAGGATTATGATATTTTTGATTTTCAGAAAATTATCGATGTGAAACATGGCTGGGTTGGCTTAATGGCCTCCCGTGGCTGTCCGTTTTCCTGTACTTATTGTTTCAACCACCAGATGGTATCGATCTATAGGAAGGATCTGCATTGCAGTTTTAAAAAGCTGAACTATATCAGATTTTTTGAAGTCGAGCAGGTTATTGATGAGATCCAATACCTGCTGGGGCGCTATCAGAATATTACCATGTTTATTTTTGACGATGATCTTTTCACTTTTTCCCGGGAATATATCAAGGAGTTTTGCGCTGCCTACAAGAAAGTCTGCTCCCTGCCCTTTGTCGTCAATGCCCATGTTGGTTTTTTTGATGAAGAAAGAGCCCGTTATCTGGTGGACGCGGGTTGCAAAATTGTCAAGTTCGGGGTTGAAAGCGGCAACGAAAAAATTCGCGCGACTATACTTCAACGACATATGAAGAATGAGAAAATAACCAGTGCCATCCAGACTGCCAATAATCTCGGTCTTCATACATCTGTTTTTTTGATGATCGGGCTGCCGGATGAAGGTTATGAAGAGGTTATGGATACGATCAAATTAGTGGCCAGGGCGAAGCCTGGCCGTTACCGCTGGTCATTTTTCTTTCCCTTTCCCGGTACCAAGGCCTACGAACTTAGTGTTCGAGGGAACTATATCAATTATGATAAGATGTCCCACATGGAAAATTTTACCGCCCGGTCATGTCTTGATTTTGGCGCGGAACATAATCTTTTTCTGGAAAAAGTGGGGCGGGTTATGCCCTGGTTTGTCAACGCTTATTCGGACCTGCCGGTGGCTGCATCCTACGTTGAAAAAGTTGAGGAGATCCTCACCCTGGATGCTCAGGGCTGGCAAGAGAGAAAAGAGACCCTGCTGCAGGAAGATGAAGCCATGTCTGCCGGTTTCGTTAATCAGGGTTTAAGTCATTACGCTATAAAATATAATCCCTTCATGGGAGTTATCTCCGATTATTTCATTAACGAAGCATAG
- the waaF gene encoding lipopolysaccharide heptosyltransferase II, producing MGTDRQTIIVFCPNWVGDVVMATPVFSCLRRNFAGARLVGVIRKYAEGVVADGPWFDHLIACDDKTTRGFFALVQTIRRLHPETAIVLPNSLRSTLAVWLAGVNNIYGYRRNYRSLLLSGGPIPIPEGKGFLPVPMVEYYLNICRWLGLEIPEQTNPVLYISNEIGEKGRQLLEKYGIHSEDMVIGLNPGAKFGSSKCWPPDYFARLAELFADRWNCKILLFAGPGEGEIAKSICETSQAEIINTGPDKVDLSLLKYLVKRCQLLVTNDTGPRHYAVAFNVPVVVVMGPTDPRYTAANLEKTLVLRRELDCSPCHQKECPRNHECMVMIKPETVFEGSERLLEKLR from the coding sequence ATGGGAACTGATCGCCAAACGATTATTGTTTTTTGCCCCAACTGGGTAGGCGATGTTGTCATGGCAACGCCGGTGTTTTCCTGTCTGCGGCGTAATTTTGCCGGCGCCCGCCTGGTCGGTGTTATTAGAAAATATGCTGAGGGGGTGGTCGCGGACGGTCCCTGGTTTGATCATCTTATTGCCTGCGATGACAAAACTACCAGAGGCTTTTTTGCCCTGGTGCAAACGATCCGCCGCCTGCACCCGGAGACTGCCATTGTTCTGCCAAATTCATTACGTTCCACCCTGGCTGTGTGGCTTGCCGGAGTGAATAATATCTATGGCTACCGGAGAAATTATCGCTCACTATTGTTGAGTGGTGGTCCTATACCTATCCCTGAAGGGAAAGGCTTTTTGCCGGTCCCCATGGTGGAGTATTATCTGAATATCTGCCGTTGGCTTGGTCTGGAAATCCCGGAGCAGACAAATCCGGTGCTGTATATCTCAAATGAGATTGGCGAAAAAGGCCGGCAGCTGCTTGAGAAATACGGAATTCATTCAGAAGATATGGTCATCGGCTTGAATCCCGGGGCCAAATTCGGTTCGTCAAAATGCTGGCCCCCCGACTATTTTGCCAGGCTGGCGGAGTTGTTTGCCGACCGATGGAACTGTAAAATTCTGCTCTTTGCCGGTCCCGGGGAGGGTGAAATCGCGAAGTCCATTTGTGAAACCAGTCAAGCGGAGATTATCAACACCGGTCCTGACAAGGTTGATTTGTCACTTTTGAAATATCTGGTAAAAAGATGTCAGCTCCTGGTGACCAATGATACGGGTCCCAGGCACTATGCCGTTGCTTTCAACGTGCCGGTGGTGGTGGTCATGGGGCCTACCGATCCTCGCTATACGGCGGCAAACCTGGAAAAAACCCTGGTCTTGCGCCGGGAGCTGGATTGTTCTCCCTGTCATCAGAAAGAATGTCCCAGAAACCATGAATGCATGGTAATGATAAAGCCGGAAACCGTCTTTGAGGGCAGTGAAAGGTTGCTGGAAAAACTCAGGTAA
- a CDS encoding lysophospholipid acyltransferase family protein, whose translation MKKKKKRIVDWLLLNLLPPLAALIIRCLARLTRLDNVGMEYWRQCRQKGSGVIISFWHDQLFLMVKGNPTKEGAKILISSSRDGELIARTMRYFGHDVIRGSSTRGGRTALKEMALLAGEPADLGITPDGPRGPRHQLKPGVAHLARLTGRPVLPLAFACSRGRRFSSWDRFLLPYPFGRGVFVLGKPVYYNQGAVPAGRQEDMKDFQSRLSAAMEETNRQAEEYLEKHGLSAV comes from the coding sequence ATGAAAAAGAAAAAGAAAAGAATTGTCGACTGGCTGCTCTTGAATCTGCTGCCGCCCCTGGCCGCATTGATTATCCGTTGTCTGGCCCGCCTGACCAGGCTGGATAATGTCGGCATGGAGTACTGGCGTCAATGCCGGCAAAAGGGAAGTGGAGTCATCATCTCTTTCTGGCATGACCAGTTGTTTTTGATGGTTAAAGGCAACCCCACTAAGGAGGGGGCTAAAATTCTTATCAGTTCATCCAGGGATGGTGAATTGATTGCCCGGACTATGCGTTATTTTGGTCATGACGTGATCCGTGGTTCTTCCACCCGGGGAGGAAGGACAGCCTTGAAAGAGATGGCCTTGCTGGCCGGGGAGCCGGCAGATTTAGGTATAACTCCTGATGGTCCCCGGGGACCGCGCCACCAGCTTAAACCCGGGGTGGCACATTTGGCCAGATTGACAGGCCGGCCGGTGCTGCCCCTGGCTTTTGCCTGCAGCCGGGGACGGCGCTTTAGCTCCTGGGACCGTTTTCTGCTGCCGTACCCATTCGGTCGCGGAGTTTTTGTCCTTGGCAAGCCGGTGTACTATAATCAAGGTGCCGTGCCGGCAGGCAGGCAGGAGGATATGAAAGACTTTCAATCCCGGTTGTCCGCGGCCATGGAAGAAACGAATCGACAGGCGGAGGAGTATTTGGAGAAACATGGTTTATCTGCTGTATGA
- a CDS encoding glycosyltransferase family 9 protein: MKSSYYSRKWSTLKKKGAAADDLRRLARQIAYSFMDYYLQDCRYADEYIDLLCEMMTFSDDPDLTHHAAAALFSIIVESLCDDFEELQTITYNKIMVQVITFCRRVPGGKDLDLTLKKFGIQTADDLLARINRVRANHNSLSRHRQVRKILLLSRVTIGADIAVTSVIFQRLSKVFPEAEFVLIGGSKLEELYGGNPRIRFRQLAYSRKGGLLERLSSWYAALEVIQQEEAAAGGENEVVLIDPDSRISQLGILPLVPLDRYYFFDSRSGSSFNYHVSMPELANSWLDTILDEKDFCYPAVWFPEPLQEIAGKYCHLLRRRGAQRIIVVNFGVGGNPRKRVGRRFEENLILTLLREPNTVILLDKGFGKQELDDANAMLDAIEKHGYATIHTVFGVENNDGLASGVIGFQSRIGEIGALIANSDEFIGYDSACQHISVALEIPCITIFAGSNNMRFIRRWSAYGRRSSHIVHVDTLTDAAAIDVEGIITRVMHHRKGYD; encoded by the coding sequence ATGAAATCTTCCTATTACAGCCGGAAATGGTCGACCCTGAAAAAGAAAGGTGCTGCTGCCGATGATCTGCGCCGGCTGGCTCGGCAAATCGCCTATTCATTTATGGATTATTACCTGCAGGATTGCCGTTATGCCGATGAGTATATAGACCTGCTGTGCGAGATGATGACTTTTTCTGATGATCCGGACCTTACTCATCATGCCGCTGCGGCCCTGTTCAGTATTATCGTCGAAAGTCTCTGTGATGATTTCGAGGAGCTGCAGACCATAACTTACAACAAGATCATGGTCCAGGTGATTACCTTCTGCCGCCGGGTTCCAGGGGGGAAGGATCTGGACCTGACCCTGAAAAAGTTCGGTATCCAGACGGCCGACGATCTTCTGGCACGGATAAACCGGGTAAGGGCCAACCATAACTCTTTATCCCGTCACCGGCAGGTGCGAAAAATTCTCCTCTTGTCCCGGGTTACCATCGGGGCTGATATCGCGGTAACCAGCGTGATTTTCCAGCGTCTCAGCAAGGTTTTTCCGGAAGCTGAATTTGTGCTGATCGGCGGCAGCAAGCTGGAAGAGTTGTACGGAGGAAATCCTCGTATCCGCTTCAGGCAACTGGCTTATTCCAGAAAAGGAGGGCTTCTGGAGCGTTTGTCAAGCTGGTATGCCGCATTAGAGGTTATCCAGCAGGAAGAAGCAGCTGCCGGTGGTGAGAATGAGGTTGTCCTGATTGATCCGGACTCGCGTATTTCGCAGCTGGGAATTTTACCGCTGGTGCCACTGGATCGCTATTATTTTTTCGACAGTCGTTCCGGCAGTTCGTTTAATTACCATGTCTCCATGCCGGAACTGGCCAACTCCTGGTTGGACACCATTCTTGATGAGAAGGATTTTTGCTATCCTGCAGTGTGGTTTCCTGAACCCTTACAGGAAATTGCCGGCAAATATTGTCATCTGCTGAGGCGTAGGGGAGCCCAAAGGATCATTGTGGTCAACTTCGGTGTCGGCGGCAACCCGCGGAAAAGGGTCGGCCGGCGCTTTGAGGAGAACTTGATTCTCACTCTCCTGCGTGAGCCGAATACGGTTATCCTGCTGGATAAAGGATTTGGCAAGCAGGAACTGGATGACGCCAATGCCATGCTTGACGCGATTGAAAAACATGGTTATGCCACTATCCATACGGTATTTGGGGTTGAGAATAATGACGGACTGGCATCGGGAGTTATAGGTTTCCAGAGCAGGATTGGAGAAATAGGGGCTTTGATTGCCAACAGTGATGAATTTATCGGCTATGATTCCGCTTGCCAGCACATCAGTGTGGCCCTTGAAATACCTTGTATAACTATTTTCGCCGGCTCCAATAATATGCGTTTTATCCGTCGCTGGAGTGCCTACGGTCGCCGGAGCAGCCATATTGTGCATGTTGATACCCTCACCGATGCTGCTGCCATAGATGTCGAAGGCATCATTACCCGCGTCATGCATCATCGAAAAGGCTATGATTGA